From Triticum aestivum cultivar Chinese Spring chromosome 4A, IWGSC CS RefSeq v2.1, whole genome shotgun sequence, a single genomic window includes:
- the LOC123084663 gene encoding achilleol B synthase isoform X2, translated as MWRLKIGEGSRPWLHSASGFLGRQVWEFDRDAGTPEERAEVERLREDFTKHRYHKRESQDLLLRLQFAKGNLLPANIPTTRVVEKGTQVVTEKMITTSLRRALHQYSTLQAHDGHWPGDVSGLMFIMPMLIFSLYVTGSLNIVLSSEHQREIRRHIYNHQNEDGGWGTHVWGPSSMFGSCLNYVALRLLGEMLDGDNDVLTKGRAWILSHGSATGVPQWGKIFLSIIGVYDWSGNNPIIPELWLLPYFLPIHPGRFWCHCRLVYMSMAYLYGKRFVGPITPTIMALREELYNIPYDNVDWGKASNYCAKEDLHNPRSQMQNIVSFCLNKFVEPMLNWWPANKLRGRALSKLMEQIHYNNEITEYITSSHVDKKHLPRVYDHLWIAEDGMKAKICDGCQSWETPFIVQAICSTDLIAEFGPTIKKAHEFMKNSQILGNFPSYESFYRHRSKGSWTLSTIDHGLSISDCTAETLKALLSLSKISPNLVGDPIEEQRVYDAIEFLLSLMNKDGSFCAYEHRRTSAWLEILNPSESFKNIVIEYPSCECTASVVDALILFKELYPQYRGDELGKCIKGAAKFIEGKQLNDGSWYGSWGICFTYGTLFAIKGLIAAGRNYHNSSSIRKACNFLLSKQQSTGGWGESYLSNYTGEYVDSGTPHTVETAWAMLGLFYGGQTEIDRVPLYRAAQVLMSMQLDTGEFPQQEHVGSANSAFYFNYPNYRNLYPIMALGEFRRRLVASD; from the exons ATGTGGAGGCTGAAGATCGGCGAGGGCAGCAGGCCGTGGCTGCACTCGGCCAGCGGCTTCCTGGGCAGGCAGGTGTGGGAGTTCGATCGCGACGCCGGCACGCCGGAGGAGCGCGCCGAGGTCGAGAGGCTTCGTGAGGACTTCACCAAGCACCGCTACCACAAGCGGGAGTCGCAGGACCTCCTCCTACGCTTGCAG TTTGCAAAAGGGAACCTCCTCCCGGCCAACATTCCAACCACGAGGGTCGTCGAAAAGGGTACACAGGTAGTCACGGAGAAAATGATAACGACTTCACTGAGGCGTGCTCTTCATCAATATTCTACTCTCCAAGCACACGATGGACACTGGCCTGGTGACGTCAGTGGACTCATGTTCATTATGCCTATGCTT ATATTCTCTTTATATGTTACTGGATCACTTAACATCGTCCTATCATCAGAACATCAACGTGAGATACGCCGCCACATTTACAATCATCAG AACGAGGATGGCGGTTGGGGAACACATGTTTGGGGACCTAGTAGCATGTTTGGATCATGTTTAAATTATGTAGCCTTAAGGCTTCTTGGCGAGATGCTAGACGGTGATAATGATGTATTAACCAAAGGGCGTGCTTGGATTTTATCTCACGGAAGCGCAACTGGAGTACCGCAGTGGGGAAAGATATTTCTCTCG ATAATTGGTGTCTACGATTGGTCGGGCAATAATCCAATCATTCCTGAGTTGTGGTTGCTTCCATACTTTCTTCCAATTCATCCAG GACGATTTTGGTGCCATTGTCGGTTAGTATATATGTCAATGGCATATCTTTATGGGAAGAGATTTGTTGGGCCCATTACTCCAACAATAATGGCACTACGAGAGGAGCTCTACAACATACCTTATGACAATGTTGATTGGGGAAAGGCGAGTAATTATTGTGCCAAG GAGGACCTTCACAACCCCCGCTCACAAATGCAAAATATTGTAAGTTTTTGTCTTAACAAGTTTGTGGAGCCAATGTTAAATTGGTGGCCAGCAAACAAGTTAAGAGGAAGAGCTTTGAGTAAGCTTATGGAACAAATTCATTATAATAATGAAATAACTGAATACATAACCAGTAGTCATGTTGACAAG aaacatcttccaagagtTTATGATCATCTGTGGATTGCAGAAGATGGAATGAAGGCTAAG ATTTGTGATGGCTGCCAGAGCTGGGAGACGCCATTCATAGTTCAAGCAATTTGCTCAACAGATCTTATAGCTGAATTTGGCCCAACTATAAAAAAGGCTCATGAGTTCATGAAAAACTCACAG ATTCTTGGAAACTTCCCGAGTTATGAAAGTTTTTATCGCCATAGATCAAAAGGTTCATGGACCCTTTCAACTATAGACCATGGTTTGTCTATATCTGATTGTACTGCAGAAACTCTTAAG GCATTGCTATCATTATCAAAGATTTCTCCCAATCTTGTTGGTGACCCAATAGAAGAACAAAGGGTTTACGATGCCATCGAGTTTCTCCTTTCTTTGATG AATAAAGATGGTTCTTTTTGCGCATATGAACATAGAAGAACATCTGCCTGGCTAGAG ATTCTTAATCCTTCTGAGAGTTTTAAGAACATTGTCATCGAGTATCC ATCTTGTGAATGCACTGCATCGGTGGTTGATGCTCTAATATTATTCAAAGAGCTATACCCACAGTACCGCGGTGATGAGTTAGGAAAATGTATAAAAGGCGCTGCTAAGTTTATTGAAGGAAAACAACTGAACGATGGCTCGTG GTATGGCAGTTGGGGTATTTGTTTCACGTATGGAACCTTGTTTGCGATAAAAGGATTAATTGCTGCTGGAAGAAATTATCACAATAGTTCTTCTATCAGGAAAGCATGCAATTTTTTGTTGTCAAAGCAACAAAGTACTGGTGGATGGGGAGAAAGCTATCTTTCTAATTATACTGGG GAGTACGTTGACAGTGGCACTCCTCACACGGTGGAGACTGCTTGGGCAATGCTAGGTTTATTCTATGGTGGGCAG ACTGAAATAGATCGGGTACCACTATACCGTGCAGCGCAAGTATTGATGAGCATGCAGCTAGACACGGGCGAGTTTCCCCAGCAG GAGCATGTTGGATCCGCCAACTCTGCCTTCTACTTCAACTATCCCAACTACCGCAACTTATACCCTATCATGGCTCTTGGAGAGTTTCGTCGCCGACTTGTTGCAAGCGACTGA
- the LOC123084663 gene encoding achilleol B synthase isoform X1 encodes MWRLKIGEGSRPWLHSASGFLGRQVWEFDRDAGTPEERAEVERLREDFTKHRYHKRESQDLLLRLQFAKGNLLPANIPTTRVVEKGTQVVTEKMITTSLRRALHQYSTLQAHDGHWPGDVSGLMFIMPMLIFSLYVTGSLNIVLSSEHQREIRRHIYNHQNEDGGWGTHVWGPSSMFGSCLNYVALRLLGEMLDGDNDVLTKGRAWILSHGSATGVPQWGKIFLSIIGVYDWSGNNPIIPELWLLPYFLPIHPGRFWCHCRLVYMSMAYLYGKRFVGPITPTIMALREELYNIPYDNVDWGKASNYCAKEDLHNPRSQMQNIVSFCLNKFVEPMLNWWPANKLRGRALSKLMEQIHYNNEITEYITSSHVDKILNMICCWVENPNSNAFKKHLPRVYDHLWIAEDGMKAKICDGCQSWETPFIVQAICSTDLIAEFGPTIKKAHEFMKNSQILGNFPSYESFYRHRSKGSWTLSTIDHGLSISDCTAETLKALLSLSKISPNLVGDPIEEQRVYDAIEFLLSLMNKDGSFCAYEHRRTSAWLEILNPSESFKNIVIEYPSCECTASVVDALILFKELYPQYRGDELGKCIKGAAKFIEGKQLNDGSWYGSWGICFTYGTLFAIKGLIAAGRNYHNSSSIRKACNFLLSKQQSTGGWGESYLSNYTGEYVDSGTPHTVETAWAMLGLFYGGQTEIDRVPLYRAAQVLMSMQLDTGEFPQQEHVGSANSAFYFNYPNYRNLYPIMALGEFRRRLVASD; translated from the exons ATGTGGAGGCTGAAGATCGGCGAGGGCAGCAGGCCGTGGCTGCACTCGGCCAGCGGCTTCCTGGGCAGGCAGGTGTGGGAGTTCGATCGCGACGCCGGCACGCCGGAGGAGCGCGCCGAGGTCGAGAGGCTTCGTGAGGACTTCACCAAGCACCGCTACCACAAGCGGGAGTCGCAGGACCTCCTCCTACGCTTGCAG TTTGCAAAAGGGAACCTCCTCCCGGCCAACATTCCAACCACGAGGGTCGTCGAAAAGGGTACACAGGTAGTCACGGAGAAAATGATAACGACTTCACTGAGGCGTGCTCTTCATCAATATTCTACTCTCCAAGCACACGATGGACACTGGCCTGGTGACGTCAGTGGACTCATGTTCATTATGCCTATGCTT ATATTCTCTTTATATGTTACTGGATCACTTAACATCGTCCTATCATCAGAACATCAACGTGAGATACGCCGCCACATTTACAATCATCAG AACGAGGATGGCGGTTGGGGAACACATGTTTGGGGACCTAGTAGCATGTTTGGATCATGTTTAAATTATGTAGCCTTAAGGCTTCTTGGCGAGATGCTAGACGGTGATAATGATGTATTAACCAAAGGGCGTGCTTGGATTTTATCTCACGGAAGCGCAACTGGAGTACCGCAGTGGGGAAAGATATTTCTCTCG ATAATTGGTGTCTACGATTGGTCGGGCAATAATCCAATCATTCCTGAGTTGTGGTTGCTTCCATACTTTCTTCCAATTCATCCAG GACGATTTTGGTGCCATTGTCGGTTAGTATATATGTCAATGGCATATCTTTATGGGAAGAGATTTGTTGGGCCCATTACTCCAACAATAATGGCACTACGAGAGGAGCTCTACAACATACCTTATGACAATGTTGATTGGGGAAAGGCGAGTAATTATTGTGCCAAG GAGGACCTTCACAACCCCCGCTCACAAATGCAAAATATTGTAAGTTTTTGTCTTAACAAGTTTGTGGAGCCAATGTTAAATTGGTGGCCAGCAAACAAGTTAAGAGGAAGAGCTTTGAGTAAGCTTATGGAACAAATTCATTATAATAATGAAATAACTGAATACATAACCAGTAGTCATGTTGACAAG ATACTGAATATGATCTGTTGTTGGGTGGAAAATCCAAATTCAAATGCAttcaagaaacatcttccaagagtTTATGATCATCTGTGGATTGCAGAAGATGGAATGAAGGCTAAG ATTTGTGATGGCTGCCAGAGCTGGGAGACGCCATTCATAGTTCAAGCAATTTGCTCAACAGATCTTATAGCTGAATTTGGCCCAACTATAAAAAAGGCTCATGAGTTCATGAAAAACTCACAG ATTCTTGGAAACTTCCCGAGTTATGAAAGTTTTTATCGCCATAGATCAAAAGGTTCATGGACCCTTTCAACTATAGACCATGGTTTGTCTATATCTGATTGTACTGCAGAAACTCTTAAG GCATTGCTATCATTATCAAAGATTTCTCCCAATCTTGTTGGTGACCCAATAGAAGAACAAAGGGTTTACGATGCCATCGAGTTTCTCCTTTCTTTGATG AATAAAGATGGTTCTTTTTGCGCATATGAACATAGAAGAACATCTGCCTGGCTAGAG ATTCTTAATCCTTCTGAGAGTTTTAAGAACATTGTCATCGAGTATCC ATCTTGTGAATGCACTGCATCGGTGGTTGATGCTCTAATATTATTCAAAGAGCTATACCCACAGTACCGCGGTGATGAGTTAGGAAAATGTATAAAAGGCGCTGCTAAGTTTATTGAAGGAAAACAACTGAACGATGGCTCGTG GTATGGCAGTTGGGGTATTTGTTTCACGTATGGAACCTTGTTTGCGATAAAAGGATTAATTGCTGCTGGAAGAAATTATCACAATAGTTCTTCTATCAGGAAAGCATGCAATTTTTTGTTGTCAAAGCAACAAAGTACTGGTGGATGGGGAGAAAGCTATCTTTCTAATTATACTGGG GAGTACGTTGACAGTGGCACTCCTCACACGGTGGAGACTGCTTGGGCAATGCTAGGTTTATTCTATGGTGGGCAG ACTGAAATAGATCGGGTACCACTATACCGTGCAGCGCAAGTATTGATGAGCATGCAGCTAGACACGGGCGAGTTTCCCCAGCAG GAGCATGTTGGATCCGCCAACTCTGCCTTCTACTTCAACTATCCCAACTACCGCAACTTATACCCTATCATGGCTCTTGGAGAGTTTCGTCGCCGACTTGTTGCAAGCGACTGA
- the LOC123084663 gene encoding achilleol B synthase isoform X3 gives MWRLKIGEGSRPWLHSASGFLGRQVWEFDRDAGTPEERAEVERLREDFTKHRYHKRESQDLLLRLQFAKGNLLPANIPTTRVVEKGTQVVTEKMITTSLRRALHQYSTLQAHDGHWPGDVSGLMFIMPMLIFSLYVTGSLNIVLSSEHQREIRRHIYNHQNEDGGWGTHVWGPSSMFGSCLNYVALRLLGEMLDGDNDVLTKGRAWILSHGSATGVPQWGKIFLSIIGVYDWSGNNPIIPELWLLPYFLPIHPGRFWCHCRLVYMSMAYLYGKRFVGPITPTIMALREELYNIPYDNVDWGKASNYCAKEDLHNPRSQMQNIVSFCLNKFVEPMLNWWPANKLRGRALSKLMEQIHYNNEITEYITSSHVDKILNMICCWVENPNSNAFKKHLPRVYDHLWIAEDGMKAKICDGCQSWETPFIVQAICSTDLIAEFGPTIKKAHEFMKNSQILGNFPSYESFYRHRSKGSWTLSTIDHGLSISDCTAETLKALLSLSKISPNLVGDPIEEQRVYDAIEFLLSLMILNPSESFKNIVIEYPSCECTASVVDALILFKELYPQYRGDELGKCIKGAAKFIEGKQLNDGSWYGSWGICFTYGTLFAIKGLIAAGRNYHNSSSIRKACNFLLSKQQSTGGWGESYLSNYTGEYVDSGTPHTVETAWAMLGLFYGGQTEIDRVPLYRAAQVLMSMQLDTGEFPQQEHVGSANSAFYFNYPNYRNLYPIMALGEFRRRLVASD, from the exons ATGTGGAGGCTGAAGATCGGCGAGGGCAGCAGGCCGTGGCTGCACTCGGCCAGCGGCTTCCTGGGCAGGCAGGTGTGGGAGTTCGATCGCGACGCCGGCACGCCGGAGGAGCGCGCCGAGGTCGAGAGGCTTCGTGAGGACTTCACCAAGCACCGCTACCACAAGCGGGAGTCGCAGGACCTCCTCCTACGCTTGCAG TTTGCAAAAGGGAACCTCCTCCCGGCCAACATTCCAACCACGAGGGTCGTCGAAAAGGGTACACAGGTAGTCACGGAGAAAATGATAACGACTTCACTGAGGCGTGCTCTTCATCAATATTCTACTCTCCAAGCACACGATGGACACTGGCCTGGTGACGTCAGTGGACTCATGTTCATTATGCCTATGCTT ATATTCTCTTTATATGTTACTGGATCACTTAACATCGTCCTATCATCAGAACATCAACGTGAGATACGCCGCCACATTTACAATCATCAG AACGAGGATGGCGGTTGGGGAACACATGTTTGGGGACCTAGTAGCATGTTTGGATCATGTTTAAATTATGTAGCCTTAAGGCTTCTTGGCGAGATGCTAGACGGTGATAATGATGTATTAACCAAAGGGCGTGCTTGGATTTTATCTCACGGAAGCGCAACTGGAGTACCGCAGTGGGGAAAGATATTTCTCTCG ATAATTGGTGTCTACGATTGGTCGGGCAATAATCCAATCATTCCTGAGTTGTGGTTGCTTCCATACTTTCTTCCAATTCATCCAG GACGATTTTGGTGCCATTGTCGGTTAGTATATATGTCAATGGCATATCTTTATGGGAAGAGATTTGTTGGGCCCATTACTCCAACAATAATGGCACTACGAGAGGAGCTCTACAACATACCTTATGACAATGTTGATTGGGGAAAGGCGAGTAATTATTGTGCCAAG GAGGACCTTCACAACCCCCGCTCACAAATGCAAAATATTGTAAGTTTTTGTCTTAACAAGTTTGTGGAGCCAATGTTAAATTGGTGGCCAGCAAACAAGTTAAGAGGAAGAGCTTTGAGTAAGCTTATGGAACAAATTCATTATAATAATGAAATAACTGAATACATAACCAGTAGTCATGTTGACAAG ATACTGAATATGATCTGTTGTTGGGTGGAAAATCCAAATTCAAATGCAttcaagaaacatcttccaagagtTTATGATCATCTGTGGATTGCAGAAGATGGAATGAAGGCTAAG ATTTGTGATGGCTGCCAGAGCTGGGAGACGCCATTCATAGTTCAAGCAATTTGCTCAACAGATCTTATAGCTGAATTTGGCCCAACTATAAAAAAGGCTCATGAGTTCATGAAAAACTCACAG ATTCTTGGAAACTTCCCGAGTTATGAAAGTTTTTATCGCCATAGATCAAAAGGTTCATGGACCCTTTCAACTATAGACCATGGTTTGTCTATATCTGATTGTACTGCAGAAACTCTTAAG GCATTGCTATCATTATCAAAGATTTCTCCCAATCTTGTTGGTGACCCAATAGAAGAACAAAGGGTTTACGATGCCATCGAGTTTCTCCTTTCTTTGATG ATTCTTAATCCTTCTGAGAGTTTTAAGAACATTGTCATCGAGTATCC ATCTTGTGAATGCACTGCATCGGTGGTTGATGCTCTAATATTATTCAAAGAGCTATACCCACAGTACCGCGGTGATGAGTTAGGAAAATGTATAAAAGGCGCTGCTAAGTTTATTGAAGGAAAACAACTGAACGATGGCTCGTG GTATGGCAGTTGGGGTATTTGTTTCACGTATGGAACCTTGTTTGCGATAAAAGGATTAATTGCTGCTGGAAGAAATTATCACAATAGTTCTTCTATCAGGAAAGCATGCAATTTTTTGTTGTCAAAGCAACAAAGTACTGGTGGATGGGGAGAAAGCTATCTTTCTAATTATACTGGG GAGTACGTTGACAGTGGCACTCCTCACACGGTGGAGACTGCTTGGGCAATGCTAGGTTTATTCTATGGTGGGCAG ACTGAAATAGATCGGGTACCACTATACCGTGCAGCGCAAGTATTGATGAGCATGCAGCTAGACACGGGCGAGTTTCCCCAGCAG GAGCATGTTGGATCCGCCAACTCTGCCTTCTACTTCAACTATCCCAACTACCGCAACTTATACCCTATCATGGCTCTTGGAGAGTTTCGTCGCCGACTTGTTGCAAGCGACTGA